In a genomic window of Aptenodytes patagonicus chromosome 24, bAptPat1.pri.cur, whole genome shotgun sequence:
- the LOC143170549 gene encoding cytosolic purine 5'-nucleotidase-like isoform X2 produces the protein MGSEGERGPATAPGPGDPRALRRDCQHRIFVNRSLALEKIKCFGFDMDYTLAMYKSPDYEELAFTLLLEHLVSIGYPHEILAYKYDPTFPTRGLVFDALYGNLLKVDSHGNLLVCAHGFRFLKGAEILHYYPNKFIQRDDMKRFHILNTLFNLTAPSPAEAHLYACLVDFFTNCSRYVTCDTGYKHGNLFMSFRSMFQDVREAMDHVHLSGCLKEKTLENLEKYVVKDPRVPLLLSRMKEVGKVFLATNSDYNYTDAIMSYLFDFSDGDKAETPQRPWRSYFDLIVVDTRKPLFFAEGTVLRQVNTDTGKLRIGTYTGPLQHCAVYSGGSSDMVCDLLGVKGKDILYMGDHIFGDILKSKKRQGWRTFLVVPELARELQVWTEKSELFEELRSLDLFLAELYQHLDSGSSERPDISSIKRRIQKVTHEMDMCYGKMGSLFRCGSRQTLFANQLMRYADLYAASFMNFLYYPFSYLFRAPPVLMAHESTVEHSRLDMGEAGTALAPWLVQHSLPGQQVAGAPQDSSGEEEEEEEEDEDDGEA, from the exons ATGGGCAGCGAGGGGGAGCGGGGCCCGGCGACGGCCCCGGGCCCGGGCGACCCGCGGGCACTGCGGAGGGACTGCCAACACCG GATCTTCGTCAACCGGAGCCTGGCGCTGGAGAAGATCAAGTGCTTTGGCTTCGACATGGACTACACCTTGGCCA TGTACAAGTCCCCTGACTATGAGGAGCTGGCCTTCACCCTGCTGCTGGAGCACCTCGTCTCCATCGGGTACCCCCATGAGATCCTCGCATACAAGTATGACCCCACCTTCCCCACCCG GGGGCTGGTGTTCGATGCCCTATACGGGAACCTGCTGAAGGTGGACTCCCATGGGAACCTGCTGGTCTGTGCCCACGGCTTCCGCTTCCTCAAGGG GGCCGAAATCCTCCACTATTACCCCAACAAGTTCATCCAGCGGGACGACATGAAGCGCTTCCACATCCTCAACACCCTCTTCAACCTCACGG ccccctccccggcaGAGGCCCACCTCTACGCCTGTCTCGTGGACTTCTTCACCAATTGCTCCAGATACGTCAC CTGTGACACCGGCTACAAGCACGGGAACCTCTTCATGTCCTTCCGCAGCATGTTCCAGGACGTGCGCGAGGCCATGGACCACGTCCACCTCTCG ggctgcctgaAGGAGAAGACGCTGGAGAACCTGGAGAAATACGTGGTGAAGGAC CCCCGTGTGCCGCTGCTGCTGAGCCGCATGAAGGAGGTGGGGAAGGTCTTTCTGGCCACCAACAGTGACTACAACTACACCGAC GCCATCATGTCCTACCTGTTTGACTTCAGCGATGGGGACAAG GCCGAGACCCCGCAGCGACCCTGGCGATCCTATTTCGACCTCATCGTGGTGGACACCCGCAAGCCGCTCTTCTTTGCCGAGGGCACCGTCCTGCGCCAAGTCAACACG GACACAGGGAAGCTGCGCATCGGGACGTACACTGGCCCGCTCCAGCACTGCGCTGTCTACTCCGGTG GCTCCTCGGACATGGTGTGTGACCTGCTGGGCGTGAAGGGCAAAGACATCCTCTACATGGGGGACCACATCTTCGGGGACATCCTCAAGTCCAAGAAGCGGCAGGGCTGGCGCACCTTCCTGGTGGTGCCCGAGCTGGCCCGCGAGCTGCAGGTCTGGACGGAGAAGAGCG AGCTGTTTGAGGAGTTGCGGAGCCTGGATCTCTTCCTGGCGGAGCTGTACCA GCACTTGGACAGTGGCAGCAGCGAGCGCCCGGACATCAGCTCTATCAAGCGTCGGATCCAG AAAGTCACGCATGAGATGGACATGTGCTACGGGAAGATGGGCAGCCTCTTCCGCTGCGGCTCACGCCAGACACTCTTCGCCAACCAGCTGATGCGCTACGCGGACCTCTACGCCGCCTCCTTCATGAACTTCCTCTACTACCCCTTCAGCTACCTCTTCCGGGCACCCCCCGTCCTG ATGGCCCATGAGTCAACGGTGGAGCACAGCCGCCTGGACATGGGTGAGGCAGGCACGGCCCTGGCACCCTGGCTGGTCCAGCACAGCCTCCCCGGCCAGCAG
- the LOC143170549 gene encoding cytosolic purine 5'-nucleotidase-like isoform X3, with protein sequence MGSEGERGPATAPGPGDPRALRRDCQHRIFVNRSLALEKIKCFGFDMDYTLAMYKSPDYEELAFTLLLEHLVSIGYPHEILAYKYDPTFPTRGLVFDALYGNLLKVDSHGNLLVCAHGFRFLKGAEILHYYPNKFIQRDDMKRFHILNTLFNLTEAHLYACLVDFFTNCSRYVTCDTGYKHGNLFMSFRSMFQDVREAMDHVHLSGCLKEKTLENLEKYVVKDPRVPLLLSRMKEVGKVFLATNSDYNYTDAIMSYLFDFSDGDKAETPQRPWRSYFDLIVVDTRKPLFFAEGTVLRQVNTDTGKLRIGTYTGPLQHCAVYSGGSSDMVCDLLGVKGKDILYMGDHIFGDILKSKKRQGWRTFLVVPELARELQVWTEKSELFEELRSLDLFLAELYQHLDSGSSERPDISSIKRRIQKVTHEMDMCYGKMGSLFRCGSRQTLFANQLMRYADLYAASFMNFLYYPFSYLFRAPPVLMAHESTVEHSRLDMGEAGTALAPWLVQHSLPGQQVAGAPQDSSGEEEEEEEEDEDDGEA encoded by the exons ATGGGCAGCGAGGGGGAGCGGGGCCCGGCGACGGCCCCGGGCCCGGGCGACCCGCGGGCACTGCGGAGGGACTGCCAACACCG GATCTTCGTCAACCGGAGCCTGGCGCTGGAGAAGATCAAGTGCTTTGGCTTCGACATGGACTACACCTTGGCCA TGTACAAGTCCCCTGACTATGAGGAGCTGGCCTTCACCCTGCTGCTGGAGCACCTCGTCTCCATCGGGTACCCCCATGAGATCCTCGCATACAAGTATGACCCCACCTTCCCCACCCG GGGGCTGGTGTTCGATGCCCTATACGGGAACCTGCTGAAGGTGGACTCCCATGGGAACCTGCTGGTCTGTGCCCACGGCTTCCGCTTCCTCAAGGG GGCCGAAATCCTCCACTATTACCCCAACAAGTTCATCCAGCGGGACGACATGAAGCGCTTCCACATCCTCAACACCCTCTTCAACCTCACGG AGGCCCACCTCTACGCCTGTCTCGTGGACTTCTTCACCAATTGCTCCAGATACGTCAC CTGTGACACCGGCTACAAGCACGGGAACCTCTTCATGTCCTTCCGCAGCATGTTCCAGGACGTGCGCGAGGCCATGGACCACGTCCACCTCTCG ggctgcctgaAGGAGAAGACGCTGGAGAACCTGGAGAAATACGTGGTGAAGGAC CCCCGTGTGCCGCTGCTGCTGAGCCGCATGAAGGAGGTGGGGAAGGTCTTTCTGGCCACCAACAGTGACTACAACTACACCGAC GCCATCATGTCCTACCTGTTTGACTTCAGCGATGGGGACAAG GCCGAGACCCCGCAGCGACCCTGGCGATCCTATTTCGACCTCATCGTGGTGGACACCCGCAAGCCGCTCTTCTTTGCCGAGGGCACCGTCCTGCGCCAAGTCAACACG GACACAGGGAAGCTGCGCATCGGGACGTACACTGGCCCGCTCCAGCACTGCGCTGTCTACTCCGGTG GCTCCTCGGACATGGTGTGTGACCTGCTGGGCGTGAAGGGCAAAGACATCCTCTACATGGGGGACCACATCTTCGGGGACATCCTCAAGTCCAAGAAGCGGCAGGGCTGGCGCACCTTCCTGGTGGTGCCCGAGCTGGCCCGCGAGCTGCAGGTCTGGACGGAGAAGAGCG AGCTGTTTGAGGAGTTGCGGAGCCTGGATCTCTTCCTGGCGGAGCTGTACCA GCACTTGGACAGTGGCAGCAGCGAGCGCCCGGACATCAGCTCTATCAAGCGTCGGATCCAG AAAGTCACGCATGAGATGGACATGTGCTACGGGAAGATGGGCAGCCTCTTCCGCTGCGGCTCACGCCAGACACTCTTCGCCAACCAGCTGATGCGCTACGCGGACCTCTACGCCGCCTCCTTCATGAACTTCCTCTACTACCCCTTCAGCTACCTCTTCCGGGCACCCCCCGTCCTG ATGGCCCATGAGTCAACGGTGGAGCACAGCCGCCTGGACATGGGTGAGGCAGGCACGGCCCTGGCACCCTGGCTGGTCCAGCACAGCCTCCCCGGCCAGCAG
- the LOC143170549 gene encoding cytosolic purine 5'-nucleotidase-like isoform X1 has translation MGSEGERGPATAPGPGDPRALRRDCQHRIFVNRSLALEKIKCFGFDMDYTLAMYKSPDYEELAFTLLLEHLVSIGYPHEILAYKYDPTFPTRGLVFDALYGNLLKVDSHGNLLVCAHGFRFLKGAEILHYYPNKFIQRDDMKRFHILNTLFNLTEAHLYACLVDFFTNCSRYVTCDTGYKHGNLFMSFRSMFQDVREAMDHVHLSGCLKEKTLENLEKYVVKDPRVPLLLSRMKEVGKVFLATNSDYNYTDAIMSYLFDFSDGDKVSLSPVWAGEGGAGCHWQPLADTPTPPPPPDTWQAETPQRPWRSYFDLIVVDTRKPLFFAEGTVLRQVNTDTGKLRIGTYTGPLQHCAVYSGGSSDMVCDLLGVKGKDILYMGDHIFGDILKSKKRQGWRTFLVVPELARELQVWTEKSELFEELRSLDLFLAELYQHLDSGSSERPDISSIKRRIQKVTHEMDMCYGKMGSLFRCGSRQTLFANQLMRYADLYAASFMNFLYYPFSYLFRAPPVLMAHESTVEHSRLDMGEAGTALAPWLVQHSLPGQQVAGAPQDSSGEEEEEEEEDEDDGEA, from the exons ATGGGCAGCGAGGGGGAGCGGGGCCCGGCGACGGCCCCGGGCCCGGGCGACCCGCGGGCACTGCGGAGGGACTGCCAACACCG GATCTTCGTCAACCGGAGCCTGGCGCTGGAGAAGATCAAGTGCTTTGGCTTCGACATGGACTACACCTTGGCCA TGTACAAGTCCCCTGACTATGAGGAGCTGGCCTTCACCCTGCTGCTGGAGCACCTCGTCTCCATCGGGTACCCCCATGAGATCCTCGCATACAAGTATGACCCCACCTTCCCCACCCG GGGGCTGGTGTTCGATGCCCTATACGGGAACCTGCTGAAGGTGGACTCCCATGGGAACCTGCTGGTCTGTGCCCACGGCTTCCGCTTCCTCAAGGG GGCCGAAATCCTCCACTATTACCCCAACAAGTTCATCCAGCGGGACGACATGAAGCGCTTCCACATCCTCAACACCCTCTTCAACCTCACGG AGGCCCACCTCTACGCCTGTCTCGTGGACTTCTTCACCAATTGCTCCAGATACGTCAC CTGTGACACCGGCTACAAGCACGGGAACCTCTTCATGTCCTTCCGCAGCATGTTCCAGGACGTGCGCGAGGCCATGGACCACGTCCACCTCTCG ggctgcctgaAGGAGAAGACGCTGGAGAACCTGGAGAAATACGTGGTGAAGGAC CCCCGTGTGCCGCTGCTGCTGAGCCGCATGAAGGAGGTGGGGAAGGTCTTTCTGGCCACCAACAGTGACTACAACTACACCGAC GCCATCATGTCCTACCTGTTTGACTTCAGCGATGGGGACAAGGTGAGTCTGTCCCCGgtgtgggctggggaggggggtgcaGGGTGCCATTGGCAGCCCCTCGCTGACAcccccactcccccacccccccccgacaccTGGCAGGCCGAGACCCCGCAGCGACCCTGGCGATCCTATTTCGACCTCATCGTGGTGGACACCCGCAAGCCGCTCTTCTTTGCCGAGGGCACCGTCCTGCGCCAAGTCAACACG GACACAGGGAAGCTGCGCATCGGGACGTACACTGGCCCGCTCCAGCACTGCGCTGTCTACTCCGGTG GCTCCTCGGACATGGTGTGTGACCTGCTGGGCGTGAAGGGCAAAGACATCCTCTACATGGGGGACCACATCTTCGGGGACATCCTCAAGTCCAAGAAGCGGCAGGGCTGGCGCACCTTCCTGGTGGTGCCCGAGCTGGCCCGCGAGCTGCAGGTCTGGACGGAGAAGAGCG AGCTGTTTGAGGAGTTGCGGAGCCTGGATCTCTTCCTGGCGGAGCTGTACCA GCACTTGGACAGTGGCAGCAGCGAGCGCCCGGACATCAGCTCTATCAAGCGTCGGATCCAG AAAGTCACGCATGAGATGGACATGTGCTACGGGAAGATGGGCAGCCTCTTCCGCTGCGGCTCACGCCAGACACTCTTCGCCAACCAGCTGATGCGCTACGCGGACCTCTACGCCGCCTCCTTCATGAACTTCCTCTACTACCCCTTCAGCTACCTCTTCCGGGCACCCCCCGTCCTG ATGGCCCATGAGTCAACGGTGGAGCACAGCCGCCTGGACATGGGTGAGGCAGGCACGGCCCTGGCACCCTGGCTGGTCCAGCACAGCCTCCCCGGCCAGCAG